One region of Quercus lobata isolate SW786 chromosome 2, ValleyOak3.0 Primary Assembly, whole genome shotgun sequence genomic DNA includes:
- the LOC115975393 gene encoding uncharacterized protein LOC115975393 isoform X2, whose translation MHSVRMEACDCPPTHHVPSQEQSNSSVLPGRSTTHFMGKSDSVVQDEGFNSFSDYPQVKQDGLLWENKKNNRSKGHHPVKKVSQVGEKPRSSMQESEKHRRVSNDEFLRVLFWQFHNFRMLLGSDLLLFSNEKYVAVSLHLWDVTRQVTPLTWLEAWLDNVMASVPELAICYHENGVVQGYELLKTDDIFLLKGITEDGTPAFHPYVVQQNGLSVLRFLQENCKQDPGAYWLYKSAGEDVIQLFDLSVIPKNHSSNDCDDASSSLPTLLHTRSDSLYSLGTLLYRIGHRLSLSMAPNNRARCVRFFRKCLDFLDEPDHLVVRAFAHEQFARLILNYDEELDLTSECLPVESEVTVTDAEEESLDFVSDISESIFHERVFSSVVGDKPYEDGQSYQDLVSEVSVKMEENLSASRNLIAAGDKEQRDPDGAAPSSGGDESFAVCKVSPTPVQTVADPISSKLAAVHHVSQAIKSLRWMRQLQSTELQLEEVSETNDKLPSSIHFSVCACGDADCIEVCDIREWLPTSKLDHRLWKLVLLLGESYLALGQAYMEDGQLHQALKVAELACSVYGSMPQHLEDTRFISSMISCSSWQKKFSERNENTRSYSVDEKDDLSNSADDSQTLEQSSSTYLFWAKAWTLVGDVYVEFHIINGKEISKQAERKSSSRQLRMSSEVATEVKRLKKKLVQHNQNCSSCSLVNCSCQSDRASSGSSASSSNADMSSVAYGRKQSKKPHAKGTAYSLSGNPEDDSVHHQMHYKKNPDIECLQHSRGDKSRKEDSYTDGVKPLGTNSKKMEGFLETHDVGSTVLSQTETAPRETPKVKIGGIFKYLGGPLVKDAEHNLLAALSCYEEARKALGGLPSGSIELQFVVKKKGWVCNELGRNRLSRKEMNRAEDVFADAIDAFRAVSDHTNIILINCNLGHGRRALAEEMVSKIETLKTHAIFRNAYNQALETAKLEYSESLRYYGAAKLELNSITEEADSVTSNLRNEVYTQFAHTYLRLGMLLAKEDVTAEVYENGALEDTHVGYTSSSERKGRKESRKHEISANDAIREALSVYESLGELRKQEAAYAYFHLGCYQRDCCLKFLESDHKKSNLSKAENSILQRVKQYASLAERNWQRAMDFYGPQTHPSMYLTILIERSALSLSLSGLLHSNTMLESALSRMLEGRHLSDKDSDSFRISYPEIHEKFWRQLQMLLKKILAMTISASANKSASVSQPNPVSNRSGDAEKLRELYKMSLKFTDMSQLHVMHALWTS comes from the exons aTGCATTCAGTTAGAATGGAGGCTTGTGATTGTCCTCCAACTCATCATGTCCCATCACAGGAGCAATCAAACTCTTCTGTACTTCCTGGAAGAAGTACAACTCATTTTATGGGGAAGAGTGATAGTGTTGTTCAAGATGAAGGATTCAATTCTTTTTCTGACTACCCACAAGTTAAACAGGATGGCCTTCTTTGGGAAAATAAGAAGAATAACAGAAGTAAAGGGCATCATCCTGTCAAAAAGGTTTCACAAGTTGGCGAGAAGCCTAGGAGCTCAATGCAAGAGTCTGAAAAACATAGAAGAGTCAGTAATGATGAGTTTTTAAGGGTTTTGTTTTGGCAGTTCCACAATTTCCGTATGCTCTTGGGCAGTGACTTACTTCTGTTCAGTAACGAAAAATATGTTGCTGTAAGCTTGCATTTGTGGGATGTTACACGACAG GTCACTCCATTAACTTGGCTTGAAGCTTGGCTTGACAATGTCATGGCGAGTGTGCCTGAGTTGGCCATCTGTTATCATGAAAATGGTGTTGTTCAAGGTTATGAGCTTCTGAAAACAGATGATATTTTTCTATTGAAAGGAATCACTGAGGACGGCACTCCTGCTTTTCATCCTTATGTTGTCCAGCAAAATGGCCTTTCTGTTTTGAGGTTCCTTCAAGAAAACTGCAAGCAGGATCCTGGCGCTTATTGG CTTTATAAAAGTGCTGGCGAAGATGTAATTCAACTTTTTGATCTTTCTGTCATTCCCAAGAACCATTCTTCCAATGATTGTGATGATGCCTCAAGCTCCCTACCTACTCTATTGCATACGCGAAGTGATTCCTTGTATTCATTAGGGACTCTCCTGTACCGAATTGGTCACAGGCTTTCGCTTTCAATG GCTCCTAATAATAGGGCCAGATGTGTGAGGTTCTTTAGAAAATGTTTGGATTTTCTGGATGAGCCAGATCATCTG GTTGTGCGTGCATTTGCTCATGAACAATTTGCGAGGCTCATTTTAAATTACGATGAAGAGCTGGATTTGACATCTGAATGTCTTCCTGTAGAATCCGAAGTTACAGTTACTGATGCTGAGGAAGAATCCTTGGACTTTGTTAGTGATATTTCTGAATCAATTTTCCATGAAAGGGTCTTCTCTTCAGTTGTAGGTGACAAACCATATGAAGATGGACAAAGTTATCAAGATTTAGTATCAGAAGTTTCTGTGAAGATGGAGGAAAATTTATCTGCTTCCCGGAATTTGATAGCAGCAGGTGACAAGGAACAAAGGGATCCAGATGGAGCTGCACCAAGTTCCGGTGGTGATGAAAGCTTTGCAGTGTGCAAGGTGTCTCCAACACCAGTTCAAACTGTTGCTGATCCCATTTCTTCAAAGTTAGCCGCAGTGCATCATGTCTCTCAGGCTATCAAGTCTCTTAGATGGATGCGCCAACTGCAGAGCACTGAGCTACAGCTGGAGGAAGTCAGTGAAACTAATGATAAGTTGCCTTCATCTATTCATTTTTCTGTTTGTGCTTGTGGTGATGCTGACTGTATTGAAGTTTGCGACATTCGGGAATGGCTTCCAACATCAAAATTGGACCATAGGTTGTGGAAACTTGTTCTTTTGCTTGGGGAATCTTATTTGGCACTTGGTCAAGCTTATATGGAGGATGGCCAGTTACATCAGGCTTTGAAGGTTGCAGAATTGGCATGTTCTGTTTATGGATCAATGCCCCAGCATCTTGAAGACACGAGGTTCATTTCCTCAATGATCAGTTGCTCATCGTGGCAGAAAAAATTCAGTGAAAGAAATGAAAACACAAGATCATACAGCGTTGATGAGAAAGATGACTTATCCAACTCTGCAGATGATTCTCAAACTCTTGAACAATCCTCTTCCACTTACCTTTTCTGGGCCAAGGCATGGACACTAGTTGGAGATGTTTATGTTGAGTTCCATATAATAAATGGAAAAGAGATCTCAAAACAGGCAGAGAGGAAATCCAGTAGTAGACAATTGAGAATGTCTTCTGAGGTGGCTACGGAAGTTAAAAGGCTCAAGAAGAAGCTGGTGCAGCATAACCAGAATTGCAGTTCATGTTCCTTGGTAAATTGCAGCTGCCAGAGTGACAGGGCAAGCAGTGGTAGTAGTGCCAGCAGTAGCAATGCAGATATGAGCTCAGTAGCTTATGGCAGAAAACAATCAAAGAAACCACATGCTAAGGGCACAGCCTACTCACTTTCGGGAAACCCTGAAGATGACTCTGTTCATCACCAAATGCATTATAAGAAAAATCCTGATATTGAGTGTCTTCAGCACAGCAGAGGTGATAAAAGCCGAAAAGAAGATTCTTACACTGATGGGGTAAAACCTTTGGGGACTAATTCCAAAAAAATGGAGGGTTTTTTGGAGACGCATGATGTAGGCTCCACAGTCTTATCTCAAACTGAAACAGCTCCTAGAGAAACACCTAAAGTGAAAATTGGTGGGATATTTAAGTACCTTGGGGGTCCTTTAGTTAAAGATGCAGAGCATAATCTTTTAGCTGCCCTAAGCTGTTATGAAGAAGCTAGAAAGGCATTGGGTGGACTTCCATCTGGTTCAATAGAATTACAGTTTGTAGTCAAGAAGAAAGGGTGGGTTTGTAACGAACTAGGTCGTAACAGACTgtcaagaaaagaaatgaacagAGCTGAAGATGTTTTTGCAGATGCTATCGATGCATTTAGAGCAGTTTCTGATCACACCAACATTATATTAATTAACTGTAATTTGGGCCATGGCAGACGAGCATTGGCTGAAGAGATGGTATCAAAGATTGAGACTCTTAAAACACATGCAATTTTCCGTAATGCATACAACCAAGCATTGGAGACTGCAAAACTAGAATACAGTGAATCACTCAGATATTATGGGGCAGCAAAGTTAGAACTGAATTCTATCACTGAAGAAGCTGATTCTGTGACAAGTAACTTGAGGAATGAGGTATATACACAATTTGCTCATACATATCTGAGGCTTGGCATGCTATTGGCAAAAGAAGATGTAACTGCAGAAGTTTATGAAAATGGAGCGTTGGAAGATACGCATGTAGGTTATACCAGTTCTAGTGAAAGAAAGGGAAGGAAAGAATCAAGAAAGCATGAGATTTCAGCCAATGATGCAATAAGAGAGGCATTGTCTGTGTATGAATCACTAGGTGAATTGCGCAAACAGGAGGCTGCATATGCTTACTTTCATCTAGGTTGCTACCAAAGGGATTGTTGTTTGAAGTTTCTGGAGTCGGATCATAAGAAAAGCAATTTGTCTAAAGCTGAAAACAGTATTCTCCAACGAGTCAAGCAGTATGCCTCCTTGGCCGAGAGAAACTGGCAAAGAGCCATGGACTTTTATGGCCCACAAACACATCCCAGCATGTACCTGACTATACTCATAGAGAGATCAGCTCTGTCATTAAGCCTTTCAGGCCTTTTACACTCAAACACG atGCTGGAATCAGCTCTATCACGCATGCTTGAAGGACGCCATCTATCAGATAAAGATTCAGACTCTTTCCGAATCAGCTATCCTGAGATACATGAGAAATTCTGGAGACAGTTGCAAATGCTTTTGAAGAAAATCCTGGCCATGACAATTTCAGCCAGTGCAAACAAGTCTGCTTCTGTTTCTCAACCAAATCCAGTATCCAATAGGTCTGGAGATGCTGAAAAGCTGAGAGAGCTTTACAAAATGTCTCTGAAGTTCACTGATATGAGTCAATTGCATGTCATGCACGCATTGTGGACATCATAA